A stretch of the Opisthocomus hoazin isolate bOpiHoa1 chromosome 2, bOpiHoa1.hap1, whole genome shotgun sequence genome encodes the following:
- the CCNC gene encoding cyclin-C has protein sequence MAGNFWQSSHYLQWILDKQDLLKERQKDLKFLTEEEYWKLQIFFTNVIQALGEHLKLRQQVIATATVYFKRFYARYSLKSIDPVLMAPTCVFLASKVEEFGVVSNTRLISAATSVLKTRFSYAFPKEFPYRMNHILECEFYLLELMDCCLIVYHPYRPLLQYVQDMGQEDMLLPLAWRIVNDTYRTDLCLLYPPFMIALACLHVACVVQQKDARQWFAELSVDMEKILEIIRVILKLYEQWKNFDERKEMATILSKMPKPKPPPNSEGEQGPNGSQNSSYSQS, from the exons ATGGCCGGGAACTTCTGGCAGAGCTCGCACTA TTTGCAATGGATTTTGGATAAACAAGATCTGCTGAAGGAGCGCCAGAAAGACTTGAAATTTCTGACTGAAGAGGAATATTGGAAGCTACAGATATTTTTTACTAATG ttatccaGGCTTTAGGTGAACATCTTAAATTAAGACAACAAGTTATTGCCACTGCTACAGTCTACTTCAAGAGATTCTATGCCAG ATATTCGCTAAAAAGTATAGATCCAGTATTAATGGCTCCTACGTGTGTGTTTTTGGCATCCAAAGTAGAG GAGTTTGGTGTTGTTTCAAATACAAGGTTGATTTCTGCTGCTACTTCTGTAT TGAAAACTAGGTTTTCGTATGCCTTTCCGAAGGAGTTTCCTTATAGGATGAACCAT ATACTAGAATGTGAATTCTATCTCTTAGAATTAATg GACTGCTGTTTGATAGTATATCATCCTTATAGACCTTTGCTCCAATATGTGCAAGATATGGGTCAAGAAGATATGCTGCTACCTCTTGCATG GAGGATAGTGAATGACACATATAGAACTGATCTTTGTCTGCTGTACCCTCCTTTCATGATAGCTCTAG CTTGCCTACACGTGGCCTGTGTTGTCCAGCAGAAGGATGCAAGGCAGTGGTTTGCTGAGCTATCAGTCGATATGGAAAAG ATTTTAGAAATAATCAGGGTTATTCTGAAGCTGTATGAGCAGTGGAAGAACTTTGATGAGAGGAAAGAGATGGCTACTATTCTTAGTAAAATGCCTAAACCAAAACCACCTCCAAACAG tGAAGGAGAACAGGGTCCAAATGGTAGCCAGAACTCTAGTTATAGCCAATCTTAA
- the TSTD1 gene encoding thiosulfate:glutathione sulfurtransferase: MGAGGAGWWRAALALRAASGGWRRAAAPGPGAAGAAGRRLCSGGAPGLSYQELKDLKKTDVLHIDVRERWEVESSGKIPASINIPLGELVEALQMDPAEFKERYNQKMPAKSDPVVFSCLAGKRSKQALGFATSLGFSRVQQYAGGFEDWVKHEPPEKKGR; encoded by the exons AtgggggccggcggcgcgggctggtGGCGGGCGGCGCTGGCGCTgcgggcggcgagcggcggctggcggcgggcggcggcgcccg GCCCCGGAGCGGCGGGTGCCGCCGGCCGCCGGCTGTGCAGCGGGGGGGCGCCCGGCCTGTCctaccaggagctcaaagacctGAAGAAGACCGACGTCCTCCACATAGACGTGCGGGAGAGGTGGGAGGTCGAGAGCTCCGGCAAAATCCCGGCGTCCATCAACATACCCC TGGGTGAGTTGGTGGAAGCTCTGCAGATGGACCCGGCGGAGTTCAAGGAGCGGTACAATCAAAAGATGCCGGCCAAGTCGGACCCTGTGGTTTTCTCCTGTTTGGCGGGAAAAAGAAGTAAACAGGCGCTTGGTTTTGCCACATCCTTGGGTTTCAGCAG AGTTCAGCAATATGCTGGTGGCTTTGAGGATTGGGTAAAACATGAACCtccagagaaaaaaggaagatga